Proteins from a single region of Abyssalbus ytuae:
- a CDS encoding RagB/SusD family nutrient uptake outer membrane protein: MRKILTGVIFALALTSCVGDLDTEPKVQLTIEELLADDPDAIQGIVSRLYASFALSGPEGPGSSDIDDDPGESPFLRGIINLQDFTADGMKNRWGDDGLDQLTTTSSWNSNNKFFRYLYNRAYFTIPQCNNLIQILNSVDVENEELARSEARFLRALAYYYLIDAFGKGVLATEDNLGESNPLPEATRIQLFEYVETELLEIEPLMPETNDYGRANKYVVDMLLAKLYLNAEIYINENRYDDAFTYVNKVITEGGYQLADNFLENFSGDNDTSPEIIFPLIADPVKSQSYGNTTYIVNGNLSSETMTLSDYGAAEGWQGHRATKAWYGLFCGGVDNSAELRNCNDDRAKLFWIGTDEETGDDLHNFEMEDYREWTDGYPSIKFRNNDFGVASNPTSFSGTDFPLYRLADAYLMYAELALRNASGANLQTALGYVNDVRTRSNASTVTINELDLDFILDERARELNLEGHRRTDLIRFNKFTGSSYVWPWKGNSSTGVSIPAHYKLFPIPQQALGANPNLTQNPGY, from the coding sequence ATGAGAAAAATATTAACAGGGGTTATTTTTGCTTTAGCACTTACTTCTTGCGTTGGAGACCTTGACACCGAACCTAAGGTACAACTCACCATAGAAGAATTGTTGGCTGACGACCCAGATGCAATACAGGGAATTGTTTCCCGGCTGTACGCTTCCTTTGCCCTTTCAGGACCGGAAGGACCCGGAAGTTCGGATATAGATGATGATCCGGGAGAATCTCCTTTTTTAAGAGGAATTATTAATTTACAGGACTTTACTGCTGACGGAATGAAAAACCGTTGGGGTGATGACGGGTTAGACCAGCTAACCACTACTTCCAGTTGGAATAGTAATAACAAGTTTTTCAGATATTTGTACAACAGAGCCTATTTTACCATTCCACAATGTAATAACTTAATACAAATACTTAACAGTGTAGATGTTGAGAATGAAGAACTGGCAAGATCAGAAGCAAGATTTTTAAGGGCCCTCGCCTATTATTACTTAATTGATGCTTTTGGAAAAGGAGTTCTGGCTACCGAAGATAATTTAGGAGAAAGCAACCCATTACCGGAAGCTACCAGAATCCAGTTGTTTGAATATGTAGAAACTGAACTTCTGGAAATAGAGCCTTTAATGCCGGAAACCAATGATTACGGAAGAGCCAATAAGTATGTAGTAGATATGCTCCTGGCCAAGCTTTATTTAAATGCTGAAATTTATATAAATGAAAACAGGTATGATGATGCCTTTACCTATGTAAACAAGGTTATAACCGAAGGAGGGTACCAACTGGCTGATAATTTCCTTGAAAATTTTTCCGGTGACAATGATACTTCACCTGAAATTATCTTCCCTCTTATAGCCGATCCGGTAAAAAGCCAAAGTTACGGTAATACTACTTATATAGTAAATGGTAACCTGAGCTCTGAAACCATGACCCTGTCTGATTACGGAGCTGCTGAAGGCTGGCAAGGGCACAGGGCTACAAAAGCATGGTACGGCTTGTTTTGCGGAGGTGTAGACAATTCTGCCGAACTAAGAAATTGTAACGATGACAGAGCAAAACTGTTTTGGATTGGCACAGATGAAGAAACCGGTGACGACCTTCACAATTTTGAGATGGAAGATTATAGAGAATGGACCGATGGTTACCCTTCAATAAAATTCAGAAATAATGATTTTGGGGTTGCCTCTAATCCAACTAGTTTTTCCGGTACCGATTTTCCTTTATACAGACTTGCGGATGCTTACTTAATGTATGCCGAATTAGCATTAAGAAATGCCAGTGGCGCCAATTTACAAACCGCACTTGGCTACGTTAATGATGTTAGAACACGGTCAAACGCAAGCACTGTTACCATAAATGAATTAGACCTGGATTTTATACTTGATGAAAGAGCCAGAGAATTGAATTTAGAGGGACACCGAAGAACCGATTTAATCAGGTTTAATAAATTTACCGGAAGCAGTTATGTATGGCCATGGAAAGGAAACTCATCCACTGGTGTTTCCATACCCGCCCATTACAAACTGTTCCCAATACCTCAACAAGCATTGGGAGCTAATCCAAATTTAACTCAAAATCCAGGTTATTAA
- a CDS encoding SusE domain-containing protein produces the protein MKNIKFLMLSLSLILGFNSCQEDDDIEFTAAPTGELMFTNSFLPEYVLTPEASNNIAERFVFSTADFGVQTNVSYQLQYSIIGDFSDANDDISNSTSTNEIAVTVGGLLDVASEMGLDNDPETEEPNTGDVYFRVRAFVGDAATSTADMFSDAQTLTIVLPEVTGEEEEPAMLAVPGNHQGWNPPSAPLLAASSPTQTDYEGFVWLDGEFKFVGPNDAGEFLWASDGGGPDYGDDGTFTDKLLEEGEVNCTATAGYYLITADTQALTYGLTLTNWGVIGNATPTGWDSDTDMVYDPNTNTWSVTLDLTQQDAPDNGIKFRANDDWIIDLGDNDADGSLEFGGQNIGVPEAGNYTIVLDLSNPRQYTYTLTKN, from the coding sequence ATGAAAAATATAAAGTTTTTAATGTTATCGCTTTCTTTAATCTTAGGCTTCAATTCATGCCAGGAAGATGACGATATAGAATTCACTGCAGCTCCAACGGGGGAATTAATGTTTACTAATTCATTTTTACCGGAATATGTTTTAACTCCCGAAGCTTCTAATAATATTGCAGAACGCTTCGTATTTAGCACTGCCGATTTTGGAGTACAAACAAATGTTAGTTACCAATTGCAATACTCAATAATCGGGGATTTTTCTGATGCAAATGATGACATTAGTAATTCTACATCTACAAATGAAATAGCAGTTACAGTTGGAGGTTTACTAGATGTAGCCAGTGAAATGGGACTGGATAATGATCCTGAAACTGAAGAGCCAAATACAGGAGATGTTTATTTTAGAGTACGTGCATTTGTGGGTGATGCTGCTACTTCTACAGCAGATATGTTCTCTGATGCTCAAACCCTGACTATTGTTTTACCGGAAGTTACCGGTGAAGAAGAAGAACCTGCAATGCTTGCTGTACCTGGAAACCATCAAGGTTGGAATCCCCCATCCGCTCCTCTTTTAGCAGCTTCTTCACCAACACAAACCGATTATGAAGGTTTTGTATGGCTAGATGGGGAATTTAAATTTGTAGGACCAAATGATGCCGGGGAGTTCCTATGGGCTAGTGATGGAGGAGGACCTGATTATGGAGACGATGGTACTTTTACTGATAAGCTTCTAGAAGAGGGAGAAGTTAATTGTACTGCTACTGCCGGATATTATTTAATTACTGCAGATACTCAAGCCCTAACCTATGGCCTTACACTTACAAATTGGGGTGTAATAGGAAATGCAACTCCAACTGGTTGGGATTCAGACACAGATATGGTATATGATCCTAATACAAATACTTGGTCTGTAACTTTAGATCTTACTCAACAAGATGCGCCAGATAATGGTATTAAATTCAGAGCTAATGATGACTGGATTATTGACCTTGGTGACAATGATGCTGACGGGTCTTTGGAATTCGGAGGTCAAAACATAGGGGTTCCGGAAGCTGGAAACTACACAATTGTTTTAGACTTAAGTAATCCTAGACAATATACCTATACGCTTACTAAGAACTAA